The following proteins come from a genomic window of Iamia sp. SCSIO 61187:
- a CDS encoding DNRLRE domain-containing protein, translated as MSTRSAPRWTRQRVVAILAVVVGLAGLGVTATPGAPSAADPGDVGWEGPSYEGASGSPSGSKPQSKVWFNDGLWWATLYDSASGDFHIWRLDVTRQTWVDTGTLVDTRPNSRSDALWTGQHLYIANHVFSESGGTAPAQLRRYSYDSATKRYSADPGFPVTINGVRSETLVIDREPTGRLWATWVEGGQVMVAHTTTADTAWSAPFALPVAGSNASSDDISAVVAHRSDRIGILWSNQDDETMSFAYHLNSSAPGTWSAREIAYSGAGAADDHIDFAAVQDVGGRVLAAVKTSRSGSSVLTHLLDRDPATGTWSSHTYGLGSDNHTRPIAVVDSEHQRVHMFATRGQAGGSIYEKSAPLSAIDFPSGPGTPVLTDASSADINNPTSTKQTVSSATGLVVLATNDSTRRYWTHYDPLGGPGPGPVTPSASFTRSPATGTAPLDVAFTDTSTGSPTSWAWTFGDGATSTAQHPTHRYSAPGTYTVSLTATNAAGSDTITQTGSVTVTTAPPTGTPLTFTATADGLVKSSSPTRSYGGDAKLQVRAPDPAYESYVRFDLSGLGGAPTSARLRLFVTDASPVSGTATGVQTGWTEGGLTWNTRPGAIGGPLGSAGASTAGQWVEYDVTAGVAGDGPVAFAIRTTSTNSLITSSREGAHPPQLVVTAGGTSPPPPPPPPPPTPPSASFTRSPATGTAPLDVAFTDTSTGSPTSWAWTFGDGATSTAQHPTHRYSAPGTYTVSLTATNAAGSDTITQTGWVTVTTAPPTGTPLTFTATADGLVQSGSPSKSYGTTADLKVRAPTPAYESYVRFDLSGLGGAPTSARLRLWVTDASPTGGVVTPVGAGWTEASLTWNTRPAALSSAVATLGATTAGSWVEVDVTAAVAGDGALALRLTTPSTNSAVYSSRETTRPPQLVVVP; from the coding sequence ATGAGCACCCGCTCGGCACCGCGATGGACCCGTCAGCGGGTCGTCGCCATCCTCGCCGTCGTCGTGGGGCTCGCCGGGCTGGGGGTCACTGCGACCCCTGGCGCACCCTCGGCGGCCGACCCGGGCGACGTCGGCTGGGAGGGACCGTCGTACGAGGGGGCCTCGGGATCGCCGAGCGGCTCCAAGCCGCAGAGCAAGGTGTGGTTCAACGACGGGCTCTGGTGGGCGACGCTCTACGACAGCGCCAGCGGCGACTTCCACATCTGGCGCCTCGACGTGACCCGCCAGACCTGGGTCGACACCGGCACCCTCGTCGACACCCGACCGAACAGCCGGAGCGACGCGCTCTGGACCGGCCAGCACCTGTACATCGCCAACCACGTGTTCTCCGAGAGCGGCGGGACCGCACCGGCGCAGCTGCGCCGCTACAGCTACGACAGCGCGACCAAGCGCTACAGCGCCGACCCCGGTTTCCCGGTCACGATCAACGGCGTGCGGTCCGAGACCCTGGTGATCGACCGGGAGCCGACGGGACGGCTCTGGGCCACCTGGGTCGAGGGGGGCCAGGTGATGGTGGCCCACACCACGACCGCCGACACGGCATGGTCCGCACCGTTCGCCCTGCCCGTGGCCGGCTCGAACGCCAGCTCCGATGACATCTCGGCCGTGGTGGCCCACCGCAGCGACCGCATCGGCATCCTGTGGAGCAACCAGGACGACGAGACGATGTCGTTCGCCTACCACCTCAACTCCAGCGCACCCGGGACGTGGTCGGCCCGCGAGATCGCCTACTCGGGGGCGGGCGCAGCCGACGACCACATCGACTTCGCCGCCGTGCAGGACGTGGGCGGCCGCGTCCTCGCGGCCGTGAAGACGTCCCGGTCGGGGTCGTCGGTCCTGACCCACCTCCTGGACCGGGATCCGGCCACCGGGACGTGGAGCAGCCACACCTACGGCCTCGGGAGCGACAACCACACCCGCCCCATCGCCGTCGTCGACTCCGAGCACCAGCGCGTCCACATGTTCGCGACGCGCGGCCAGGCCGGAGGGTCGATCTACGAGAAGAGCGCGCCCCTCTCCGCCATCGACTTCCCGTCAGGACCGGGCACGCCCGTGCTGACCGACGCGAGCAGCGCCGACATCAACAACCCGACGTCGACCAAGCAGACGGTGTCGTCGGCCACCGGCCTCGTCGTGCTCGCCACCAACGACAGCACCCGTCGCTACTGGACGCACTACGACCCGCTGGGCGGGCCCGGGCCGGGCCCGGTCACGCCGTCGGCGTCGTTCACCCGCTCACCGGCGACCGGGACCGCCCCGCTCGACGTGGCCTTCACCGACACCTCCACCGGCTCGCCCACCTCGTGGGCATGGACCTTCGGCGACGGCGCCACCTCCACCGCCCAGCACCCCACCCACCGCTACAGCGCCCCCGGCACCTACACCGTCAGCCTCACCGCCACCAACGCCGCCGGCAGCGACACCATCACCCAGACCGGCTCGGTCACCGTCACCACCGCACCACCCACAGGGACACCCCTGACCTTCACCGCCACCGCCGACGGACTGGTGAAGTCGTCCTCCCCCACCCGGTCCTACGGTGGTGACGCCAAGCTCCAGGTCCGCGCCCCGGACCCGGCGTACGAGTCCTACGTGCGCTTCGACCTGTCGGGCCTGGGCGGGGCACCGACCTCGGCCCGTCTGCGCCTCTTCGTGACCGACGCCAGCCCGGTCTCGGGGACGGCGACGGGCGTCCAGACCGGTTGGACCGAGGGCGGTCTGACCTGGAACACCCGACCGGGCGCGATCGGCGGGCCGCTCGGCTCCGCCGGCGCGAGCACGGCCGGCCAGTGGGTCGAGTACGACGTCACCGCCGGGGTCGCCGGCGACGGCCCCGTCGCCTTCGCGATCCGCACGACGAGCACGAACAGCCTCATCACCTCCAGCCGCGAGGGAGCCCACCCGCCCCAGCTCGTCGTGACCGCCGGAGGGACCTCGCCGCCACCCCCACCACCACCGCCACCGCCGACGCCGCCGTCGGCGTCGTTCACCCGCTCACCGGCGACCGGGACCGCCCCGCTCGACGTGGCCTTCACCGACACCTCCACCGGCTCGCCCACCTCGTGGGCATGGACCTTCGGCGACGGCGCCACCTCCACCGCCCAGCACCCCACCCACCGCTACAGCGCCCCCGGCACCTACACCGTCAGCCTCACCGCCACCAACGCCGCCGGCAGCGACACCATCACCCAGACCGGCTGGGTCACCGTCACCACCGCACCACCCACAGGGACACCCCTGACCTTCACCGCCACCGCCGACGGACTGGTCCAGAGCGGCAGCCCCTCCAAGAGCTACGGAACGACCGCCGACCTCAAGGTGCGGGCGCCCACGCCGGCCTACGAGTCCTACGTGCGCTTCGACCTGTCGGGCCTGGGCGGGGCACCGACCTCGGCCCGTCTGCGCCTGTGGGTCACCGACGCCAGCCCGACCGGAGGCGTCGTGACACCCGTCGGCGCGGGGTGGACCGAGGCCTCGCTGACCTGGAACACCCGACCGGCCGCCCTGAGCAGCGCCGTCGCCACCCTCGGGGCGACGACGGCGGGGAGCTGGGTGGAGGTCGATGTCACCGCTGCGGTCGCCGGCGACGGCGCCCTCGCCCTGCGCCTGACGACCCCGAGCACCAACAGCGCCGTCTACTCGAGCCGGGAGACCACCCGACCCCCGCAGCTGGTCGTGGTGCCGTGA
- a CDS encoding helix-turn-helix domain-containing protein — protein sequence MARRSVLDCLGHAERPLGPLEVARRTHLSSLVVIPVLTKLAEESLVRRECVVTGSGRTDKTWAYTLTGRGGRAVAASSRRTG from the coding sequence GTGGCACGGCGGAGCGTGCTCGACTGCCTCGGCCACGCGGAGCGGCCCCTCGGCCCTCTGGAGGTGGCCCGCCGCACGCACCTGAGCTCGCTGGTCGTCATCCCCGTGCTGACCAAGCTGGCGGAGGAGTCGCTCGTGCGCCGGGAGTGCGTGGTGACGGGCTCCGGTCGGACCGACAAGACGTGGGCCTACACCCTCACCGGGCGCGGGGGCCGAGCCGTGGCCGCCAGCAGCCGCCGCACGGGCTGA
- a CDS encoding response regulator transcription factor gives MDLVLCDDHPIVMHSMAAMFRSHGHDVVATATRPEQLADLVLRHHPHVCVTDLMFDDAGPAAVFDAIAQVSPFVDVVVLSGAPGHAAQALAAGATAVGSKSLSAEAIVALVEGRTAEGTVARPVQRARVPYFLTEREVEVLQSLSDGDSTARMAERLGVRHATARSHVQSVLLKLGVHSRVAAVAVAVEAGMVRVPA, from the coding sequence ATGGACCTCGTCCTCTGCGACGACCATCCGATCGTGATGCACTCGATGGCCGCCATGTTCCGGAGCCACGGCCACGATGTCGTGGCCACCGCGACCCGGCCCGAGCAGCTGGCGGACCTGGTGCTGCGGCACCATCCCCATGTCTGCGTGACCGACCTGATGTTCGACGACGCCGGCCCCGCTGCCGTGTTCGACGCCATCGCCCAGGTGTCGCCGTTCGTCGACGTGGTGGTCCTGTCCGGCGCTCCCGGGCACGCCGCCCAGGCACTGGCCGCAGGGGCGACGGCCGTCGGCTCCAAGTCGCTCTCGGCCGAGGCCATCGTCGCCCTCGTCGAGGGACGGACGGCCGAGGGGACGGTCGCCCGTCCCGTGCAACGGGCCCGGGTCCCGTACTTCCTGACGGAGCGAGAGGTCGAGGTCCTCCAGAGCCTCAGCGACGGCGACTCCACCGCTCGCATGGCCGAGCGCCTCGGGGTCCGGCACGCCACCGCTCGATCGCACGTCCAGAGCGTGCTGCTCAAGCTCGGGGTGCACAGCCGGGTGGCGGCCGTCGCCGTCGCGGTGGAGGCCGGGATGGTGCGGGTTCCGGCCTGA
- a CDS encoding response regulator transcription factor, whose protein sequence is MSLSLLVVDDHEGVANALAELMNAAGCDPVFLADSSSTAVNVARRERIDVATIDLDLGGEDGLDLLALLIDEHPHLPLLILSATSTPDVVVTALRAGAAGYVPKTASSEDLLAAVRAAAEGHMWLPVELIGPVVELMKEPAPPSDWEILVDTLSERERQVLGLMVDGLSRSEIGTALSISLNTVRTHVKSILAKLGVHASLEAVSLALRAGIRPEGPGRGRGGVRPGAGPPRSAGPPRAGSPGAPGARSAPR, encoded by the coding sequence ATGAGCCTCTCACTGCTGGTCGTCGACGACCACGAGGGCGTGGCCAACGCCCTGGCCGAGCTGATGAACGCAGCCGGCTGCGATCCGGTGTTCCTCGCCGACTCGTCCAGCACGGCGGTGAACGTGGCCCGGAGGGAGCGGATCGACGTGGCGACGATCGACCTCGACCTCGGGGGGGAGGACGGCCTCGACCTCCTCGCCCTCCTGATCGACGAGCACCCGCACCTGCCCCTGCTCATCCTCAGCGCCACGTCCACCCCCGACGTGGTCGTCACCGCGTTGCGGGCCGGGGCCGCCGGCTACGTGCCCAAGACGGCGTCGTCGGAGGATCTCCTGGCGGCCGTCCGGGCGGCCGCGGAGGGGCACATGTGGCTCCCCGTCGAGCTCATCGGGCCCGTCGTGGAGCTGATGAAGGAGCCGGCGCCGCCGTCGGACTGGGAGATCCTCGTCGACACGTTGTCGGAGAGGGAGCGCCAGGTGTTGGGGCTCATGGTCGACGGCCTGAGCCGGAGCGAGATCGGCACGGCCCTGTCCATCTCGCTGAACACGGTCCGCACGCACGTCAAGAGCATCCTGGCCAAGCTGGGCGTCCACGCCAGCCTCGAGGCGGTGAGCCTCGCCCTGCGCGCCGGCATCCGTCCGGAGGGCCCCGGGCGCGGACGAGGAGGCGTCAGGCCTGGAGCGGGACCACCACGGTCAGCTGGGCCCCCCCGAGCGGGCTCTCCCGGAGCTCCAGGTGCCCGGAGTGCCCCTCGATGA
- a CDS encoding HAMP domain-containing sensor histidine kinase, whose protein sequence is MTPRERHGDEARRSAHDLLQSVAIMQALIGTLRATDAVAASATRLLDQLQREVRLIAEVCERQLDIGSVVSEVDLARVVQEVVDRSQLTYSGQISLEVVPASIDGDPVEWHRCLYNLVENATRAASPDGKVEVRLAISDGSIRIAVGDSGPGFGEAVAGRASLGLSTVTRVIEGHSGHLELRESPLGGAQLTVVVPLQA, encoded by the coding sequence ATGACGCCGAGAGAGCGGCACGGCGACGAGGCTCGGCGGTCCGCGCACGACCTCCTGCAGTCCGTCGCCATCATGCAGGCCTTGATCGGGACGCTGCGGGCGACCGATGCCGTCGCCGCCTCCGCCACGCGGCTCCTCGACCAGCTCCAGCGCGAGGTGCGGCTGATCGCCGAGGTGTGCGAGCGGCAGCTCGACATCGGGTCCGTCGTCTCCGAGGTGGACCTGGCCCGGGTCGTCCAGGAGGTCGTCGACCGGTCGCAGCTGACCTACTCCGGCCAGATCTCGCTCGAGGTGGTGCCGGCATCGATCGACGGCGACCCGGTCGAGTGGCACCGGTGCCTCTACAACCTGGTCGAGAACGCCACCCGCGCCGCCTCGCCCGACGGCAAGGTCGAGGTCCGTCTGGCCATCAGCGACGGGTCGATCCGGATCGCCGTCGGCGACTCGGGGCCCGGCTTCGGCGAGGCCGTCGCCGGCCGGGCGTCGCTGGGCCTCTCCACCGTCACTCGGGTCATCGAGGGGCACTCCGGGCACCTGGAGCTCCGGGAGAGCCCGCTCGGGGGGGCCCAGCTGACCGTGGTGGTCCCGCTCCAGGCCTGA
- a CDS encoding sugar transferase: MLKRGVDLVVCIVALPVAGVLMALIALAIAIDTPGPILFVQRRTGRDGVRFPMLKFRTMVENAEELKASLQHLSIVPAPDFKVIDDPRITRVGRVLRATSLDELPQLLNVLVGHMSLVGPRPTSFAPATYSLWHTRRLEVRPGLTGLWQVQGRTGLSFDERLRLDVRYIDHCCLPVDLWILAATVRSVVQRGGE; encoded by the coding sequence ATGCTGAAGCGGGGCGTCGACCTCGTCGTGTGCATCGTCGCCCTGCCGGTCGCGGGCGTCCTCATGGCGCTGATCGCTCTGGCCATCGCGATCGACACCCCCGGGCCGATCCTCTTCGTGCAGCGGAGGACCGGCCGGGACGGCGTCCGGTTCCCCATGCTCAAGTTCCGCACCATGGTCGAGAACGCTGAGGAGCTCAAGGCCTCCCTCCAGCACCTGAGCATCGTGCCGGCGCCGGACTTCAAGGTCATCGACGATCCCCGGATCACCCGCGTGGGACGGGTGCTCCGGGCCACGAGCCTGGACGAGCTGCCCCAGCTGCTCAACGTCCTCGTCGGGCACATGTCGCTCGTCGGACCCCGGCCGACATCCTTCGCGCCGGCGACGTACTCGTTGTGGCACACCCGACGCCTCGAGGTCCGCCCCGGCCTGACAGGGCTGTGGCAGGTGCAGGGACGCACCGGCCTGAGCTTCGACGAGCGCCTGCGGCTCGACGTCCGCTACATCGACCACTGCTGCCTGCCGGTCGACCTCTGGATCCTGGCGGCCACCGTGCGATCGGTGGTGCAGCGCGGCGGTGAGTGA
- a CDS encoding NAD-dependent epimerase/dehydratase family protein, with the protein MVTGAAGFIGSTLSRRILEDGHEVVGVDCLTESYDPQLKTRNLEGLVDHPRFQLVAADLSRTVPRSVLHDVEVVYHLAGQASVTRSWGPHFADYTRHNVAATQDLLAACIGSNIRRLVYASSSSVYGDALMLPTDEMALPRPISPYGVSKLAGEHLCLAYHREMQLPVTCLRYFTVYGPRQRPDMGFHKLFRAAFEGGTFGIRGDGSASRDFTYVDDAVEATYRAGLADWDGVLNIGGGNPVTLADAVDLVQEIVGPISLDHTPTVAGDARSTAADISRAAAVLGYQPATPLRVGLEAMAAWAAGVYGRELTTT; encoded by the coding sequence ATGGTGACAGGAGCAGCTGGCTTCATCGGTTCGACGTTGAGTCGCCGGATCCTCGAGGACGGACACGAGGTGGTGGGGGTGGACTGCCTGACCGAGTCCTACGACCCGCAGCTGAAGACGAGGAACCTCGAGGGCCTCGTCGACCATCCCCGCTTCCAGCTCGTCGCCGCCGACCTGTCCCGCACCGTCCCCCGGTCCGTGCTCCACGACGTCGAGGTCGTGTACCACCTCGCCGGGCAGGCCTCGGTGACCCGGTCGTGGGGACCGCACTTCGCCGACTACACCCGCCACAACGTGGCGGCCACGCAGGACCTGCTGGCGGCGTGCATCGGATCGAACATCCGACGGCTCGTGTACGCCTCGAGCTCGTCGGTCTACGGCGACGCCCTGATGCTGCCGACCGACGAGATGGCCCTGCCCCGGCCCATCTCGCCCTACGGCGTGTCGAAGCTGGCCGGCGAGCACCTCTGCCTGGCCTACCACCGGGAGATGCAGCTGCCGGTCACCTGCCTCCGCTACTTCACGGTCTACGGGCCGCGGCAGCGACCCGACATGGGGTTCCACAAGCTGTTCCGGGCCGCCTTCGAGGGCGGGACGTTCGGCATCCGGGGAGACGGGTCGGCGTCGCGCGACTTCACCTACGTCGACGACGCGGTCGAGGCGACCTACCGAGCCGGGCTCGCCGACTGGGACGGCGTGCTGAACATCGGCGGTGGCAACCCGGTCACGCTGGCCGACGCCGTGGACCTGGTGCAGGAGATCGTGGGTCCGATCTCGCTCGACCACACCCCCACCGTGGCGGGTGACGCCCGCAGCACGGCCGCCGACATCAGCAGGGCCGCAGCCGTGCTCGGCTACCAGCCCGCGACCCCCCTGCGGGTGGGGCTGGAGGCGATGGCGGCCTGGGCGGCCGGCGTCTACGGCCGGGAGCTGACGACCACATGA
- a CDS encoding oligosaccharide flippase family protein, which yields MSATPAAVDEPAAPRDERPGHGAVEGQIRGSSLLLVGRLASMAANMAIQVLVVRALARSDYGLFAYAMSVVTVLATIVTFGLDRGLARFIVVFEEERDYPRLWGTIVMQVTTILGLGAAAAVVAIGFQGWVGETVVADPRLAQLLAVMVLLAPLQALDSAAASLFAAFGRSKAIFFRRYVLTPVLRLGVAGLVLLTGGGVVALGAGYVLVGLVGVAVYGSLLVRAFRDRGLLDDRRARSREGIRLPLREIGAFTVPLLLSDAMFVVLNTSDVAILGRTHGADAVAAYRSVLPLAHLNQVVMNSFALLAGPLMARMWARRDRTGLATAYWRTAAWVAVLTFPIAAITVGLADPVVALLFGARYDGSGTYLAILAAAFYANAALGFNGVTVKMVGRVWLIAGTAGAALVINLVLNALLIPAHGALGATWGTAGSVVAYNLLKHLALRRATGVELLPERYASVYLTIGIASTAIVASAVVDLPLPVALVVVAASSGAVLWVGRRELAVDAMFPELLRIPLLGRFVAPGRR from the coding sequence GTGAGCGCGACCCCCGCAGCCGTCGACGAGCCCGCCGCGCCGAGGGACGAACGACCTGGGCACGGGGCCGTCGAGGGCCAGATCCGCGGGTCGAGCCTCCTCCTCGTCGGTCGGCTCGCCTCGATGGCGGCCAACATGGCGATCCAGGTCCTGGTGGTCCGGGCCCTGGCCCGCTCCGACTACGGCCTCTTCGCCTACGCCATGTCGGTGGTCACGGTCCTGGCCACCATCGTGACCTTCGGGCTGGACCGCGGCCTCGCTCGCTTCATCGTCGTGTTCGAGGAGGAGCGCGACTACCCGCGGCTCTGGGGCACCATCGTCATGCAGGTCACGACGATCCTCGGGTTGGGGGCGGCGGCGGCCGTGGTGGCGATCGGCTTCCAGGGCTGGGTCGGCGAGACCGTTGTCGCCGACCCCCGCCTCGCCCAGCTGCTGGCCGTGATGGTGCTCCTCGCCCCGCTGCAGGCCCTGGACAGTGCGGCCGCGTCGCTGTTCGCCGCCTTCGGTCGGTCGAAGGCCATCTTCTTCCGCCGCTACGTCCTCACGCCCGTCCTCCGCCTCGGCGTGGCCGGCCTGGTCCTCCTGACCGGGGGCGGAGTCGTCGCCCTCGGAGCCGGCTACGTGCTCGTGGGCCTCGTCGGCGTCGCCGTCTACGGCTCGCTGCTGGTCCGGGCCTTCCGCGACCGCGGCCTGCTCGACGATCGTCGGGCGCGATCCCGCGAGGGGATCCGGCTCCCGCTGCGGGAGATCGGGGCGTTCACCGTGCCCCTGCTCCTCAGCGACGCCATGTTCGTCGTCCTCAACACGTCGGACGTGGCCATCCTGGGACGGACGCACGGCGCCGATGCGGTCGCCGCCTACCGGTCCGTCCTGCCGCTCGCCCACCTGAACCAGGTGGTGATGAACAGCTTCGCCCTGCTGGCGGGTCCGTTGATGGCTCGGATGTGGGCGCGGCGCGACCGCACGGGCCTGGCCACCGCCTACTGGCGCACGGCGGCGTGGGTGGCGGTGCTGACCTTCCCCATCGCCGCCATCACCGTCGGGCTGGCCGATCCGGTGGTGGCCCTGCTCTTCGGAGCGCGCTACGACGGATCGGGCACCTACCTGGCCATCCTCGCCGCCGCGTTCTACGCCAACGCCGCCCTCGGCTTCAACGGCGTGACGGTGAAGATGGTCGGCCGAGTGTGGCTGATCGCGGGCACCGCCGGCGCCGCCCTCGTCATCAACCTGGTGCTGAACGCGCTCCTGATCCCGGCGCACGGCGCCCTGGGTGCGACCTGGGGCACGGCCGGTTCGGTCGTGGCCTACAACCTGCTCAAGCACCTGGCCCTGCGCCGCGCCACCGGGGTCGAGCTCCTGCCGGAGCGGTACGCCAGCGTCTACCTGACCATCGGCATCGCTTCGACCGCCATCGTCGCCAGCGCCGTCGTCGACCTGCCGCTCCCGGTGGCCCTGGTCGTCGTCGCCGCCAGCTCCGGCGCCGTCCTGTGGGTGGGCCGGCGCGAGCTCGCCGTCGACGCCATGTTCCCCGAGCTGCTCCGCATCCCGCTGCTGGGGCGGTTCGTCGCCCCGGGGAGGCGGTGA
- a CDS encoding glycosyltransferase: MGAPRITYVTAGFPFPLSSGYLRHHHFIRALAPDHEIRLRSLVGAGFDDAAIAGVSGLVADVRVHREPVGSGTARTLRRLRPERRTDVMALRATVAADLADGIDVVVLSGKETASVLDVVGGRVPVVVDLCDATSARVTQEMRTVGPRRAAGLALRRHALRRIEHRLVVEGDVLLTASARDKELLEAEGAPPAVGEALVVPNGIDLDHWRRQAPCLGEEVVLCGNLGYRPNADAAVHLVEDVMPHVWDRMPDARLTVVGLGASAALVRRLARPAVTLTGAVPDVRPHLERAAVVAAPLRIATGIQNKLLEALAMEIPVVTSSVAAAGLGRGAPVAIADDPRSAAAAVVACLRRASGGAATPDAAARAWVGERFDWAVSGRLVASAIATATAGEHRSGAAA; the protein is encoded by the coding sequence ATGGGCGCCCCGCGGATCACCTACGTCACGGCCGGGTTCCCGTTCCCGCTCTCGAGCGGGTACCTGCGCCACCACCACTTCATCCGGGCCCTGGCCCCGGACCACGAGATCCGGCTCCGGTCGCTGGTCGGTGCCGGGTTCGACGACGCCGCCATCGCCGGGGTGTCGGGCCTGGTCGCGGACGTCCGGGTGCACCGCGAGCCGGTCGGGTCGGGCACCGCCCGGACGCTCCGCCGCCTCCGACCGGAGCGTCGCACCGACGTTATGGCCCTTCGTGCCACCGTCGCCGCAGACCTGGCCGACGGAATCGACGTCGTGGTGCTGTCGGGGAAGGAGACGGCATCGGTCCTCGACGTCGTGGGCGGCCGCGTCCCGGTGGTCGTGGACCTGTGCGACGCGACCTCGGCCCGGGTGACCCAGGAGATGCGCACCGTCGGGCCCCGTCGGGCCGCGGGCCTGGCGCTGCGCCGGCACGCGCTCCGCCGGATCGAGCACCGCCTGGTGGTGGAGGGCGACGTCCTGCTCACCGCCTCGGCGCGAGACAAGGAGCTCCTCGAGGCGGAGGGCGCGCCGCCCGCCGTGGGCGAGGCCCTGGTGGTGCCCAACGGGATCGACCTGGACCACTGGCGGCGGCAGGCGCCGTGCCTCGGCGAGGAGGTGGTGCTCTGCGGCAACCTGGGCTACCGGCCCAACGCCGACGCCGCCGTGCACCTCGTCGAGGACGTGATGCCGCACGTCTGGGACCGCATGCCCGACGCCCGGCTGACCGTCGTGGGGTTGGGAGCCTCCGCCGCCCTGGTCCGACGCCTGGCGCGCCCCGCGGTGACCCTGACGGGAGCGGTGCCCGACGTCCGCCCCCACCTCGAGCGGGCCGCGGTGGTGGCCGCCCCCCTCCGCATCGCCACGGGCATCCAGAACAAGCTGCTGGAGGCCCTCGCCATGGAGATCCCGGTCGTGACCTCCTCGGTCGCCGCCGCGGGCCTGGGTCGGGGCGCCCCCGTGGCGATCGCCGATGACCCCCGATCCGCAGCGGCAGCCGTGGTGGCCTGCCTGCGGCGGGCCTCGGGTGGGGCGGCGACGCCCGACGCCGCGGCCCGGGCCTGGGTGGGCGAGCGGTTCGACTGGGCCGTCAGCGGGCGGCTCGTCGCCTCCGCCATCGCCACCGCGACGGCCGGCGAGCACCGATCGGGGGCGGCGGCATGA
- a CDS encoding ATP-grasp domain-containing protein codes for MTDACRGSALAVVRALGRAGHTVITADTVTTTVAGSSRYASAHGTYPAPEVAGVAATAEAIVGLAARHAVDIVIPVTDDTIVPLLATGAEMPDGCVLATADPIAVDRAGSKVETVHLARSRGVPVPDHEVVEDPSAARGSIARLGSPVVVKPDRSRLVAADGRLRRGTVSYAWTDREAVDAVVAAGQRVLLQRHHPGTGVGIGLVADHGRPVALVQHRRIHEVPVSGGASSRRETDPLDPDLADHATALLSALGWTGAAMVEFKVGPGGASLMELNGRLWGSLPLAVRSGCDVPGHLLAVHLGDEAARPADTDYAVGVRARNLDLELVWIGSVLAKGRRSSALVDLTRRDGVAAVVDLLRPGQGEDLLAADDRRPLAVGVRHALGHAARKVVHR; via the coding sequence GTGACGGACGCGTGCCGCGGGAGCGCGCTGGCGGTCGTCCGCGCCCTCGGCCGGGCCGGCCACACGGTCATCACCGCCGACACGGTCACCACCACGGTGGCCGGCTCCTCCCGCTACGCCAGCGCTCACGGCACCTACCCGGCACCCGAGGTGGCGGGGGTGGCGGCGACGGCCGAGGCGATCGTCGGCCTGGCCGCCCGTCACGCCGTCGACATCGTCATCCCCGTCACCGACGACACCATCGTGCCGCTCCTCGCCACCGGCGCCGAGATGCCCGATGGCTGCGTCCTGGCCACGGCCGACCCCATCGCCGTCGACCGGGCGGGCAGCAAGGTCGAGACGGTGCACCTGGCGCGCTCGCGGGGCGTCCCGGTGCCGGACCACGAGGTCGTCGAGGACCCGTCGGCGGCCCGCGGCAGCATCGCCCGCCTGGGGTCGCCCGTGGTCGTCAAGCCGGACCGGTCGCGCCTCGTCGCCGCCGACGGGCGGCTGCGACGGGGCACGGTCTCGTACGCCTGGACGGACCGGGAGGCGGTCGACGCCGTCGTCGCCGCCGGTCAGCGCGTGCTCCTGCAGCGCCACCACCCGGGGACCGGGGTGGGCATCGGCCTCGTCGCCGACCACGGCCGGCCCGTCGCCCTCGTGCAGCACCGTCGGATCCACGAGGTGCCGGTCTCCGGCGGGGCCAGCTCGCGGCGCGAGACCGACCCGCTCGACCCGGACCTGGCGGACCACGCGACCGCGCTGCTCTCGGCGCTCGGCTGGACCGGAGCCGCCATGGTCGAGTTCAAGGTGGGCCCGGGTGGGGCCTCGCTGATGGAGCTCAACGGGCGGCTGTGGGGCTCGCTGCCGCTGGCCGTCCGCTCCGGGTGCGACGTCCCCGGCCACCTGCTCGCCGTCCACCTCGGCGACGAGGCGGCCCGTCCCGCCGACACCGACTACGCCGTCGGCGTCCGGGCTCGCAACCTCGACCTCGAGCTGGTGTGGATCGGCTCCGTCCTCGCCAAGGGCCGTCGCTCGTCGGCCCTCGTCGACCTCACCCGGCGGGACGGGGTGGCGGCCGTCGTCGACCTGCTGCGCCCCGGCCAGGGCGAGGACCTCCTCGCGGCCGATGATCGCCGACCGCTCGCGGTCGGCGTCCGCCACGCGCTCGGCCACGCCGCACGGAAGGTGGTGCACCGGTGA